A stretch of the Helicoverpa armigera isolate CAAS_96S chromosome 5, ASM3070526v1, whole genome shotgun sequence genome encodes the following:
- the LOC110383098 gene encoding YLP motif-containing protein 1 isoform X4: MSWMKRAQGGAAPPPGSERQAYAAPQAQPFGNQQNMYSNFQGGTTGSVPPQQFWQMPPQQQPQYNQQYGQVYQQQDYPANANQFYQQPNPNQFNQTYTNQGFNSTQQQSYQQNYYQNQGAQQSNFQQNKANADGWEDNWDWGWEESAKQAQKASQNAVQQPSAPQQQVFNNANVIAESFASTDSWNWSMDDKKEPKETPTVPHMNENKEPSTPAQPKPAAENNAVPDNNMPVSTSNALALPAEEVRTLNDREVVKERLPNLALGKRFHLDNLTPQWSIESQMSQESSDGPHTQSEGTYRSENQSRNSSKSSPGLNTDNSNFNYSQAGLDEGYSQNSEWSRPSEEPTLVDSTQTNSLQEIHEELSAPMQDMSLNNHENPSTDKLHPMNEVVPKTSQEHAPVTQAPPAMSPPNCPAPVPSVVAPLVSTTMPLPTVSSVPLPTTSSSATLSAPPSSSAIPPPNIPPAATNQNPFKMNAGPFSHKTIAKVSTSATTVQAFPPPMSSANLTSPAVVSKVSQSNRVPLGFEANLETTPDNSERPDQLQVSAFRPMAVSQQVPDNMEVAPRNDRNEYLQTAHLSSSDYGENTDFSRSAPLLGLRRMVVGQQESEYNQNLNISGDEPPPGLARMVPGQQTEAENAYNQSADNYLDRHIDGQPTDSGARPYRQADGQQTPDNYTQPAPTRGAERRPVGLDRMVPGEPSNDEYSQYQGSNYAANEHRVVTGLDHDFSMPSDSGPPDVREQNVDGSDYTEQSARNPSRNIIGARESSNDTSPDFNAPPDEQQREVTMEGENLQDLSIISSTELTYSREQVLDGADITLTDIPTDRKTDLSDSIDHPTTSSRRQSLNRVNSSGEDSERDRAFKSSPRRDKHKSTRDRDQKRDRDRDRERDRDREDGRYSRGDRKYEADRRSVREDRRADKERRDVRERRDDSPDARRARRAARHHRYETEDTDYYSDRDRDRRRHREGSYTSSKPPRPDDKERRYGSERDRSKRYHTLERERRHEAERAARRPRERYERAYRDIDVARSHAGQRARDSRRGELSSPPRADSREATDDDGDARRRAERRARRTADPFYDEYGAYADPYLAQRQQYAYYEQLRLRDPAAYMLVYKQLLAGHAPPAPPSAPYDAFGSELGAGYEARREDRASVHSGRSSAAGLKGNDTYCFRPRELRDAPELRADLSDRELTTDMSLNLHLEESTVRSERMTPFRYSTAHIKGSVGVRDVVVVRAAYPVDGAPATVHVLSLAAALRHLPAAAELAAFPGPLLKGVTHKKSVIDYCELRVRSAEKEGARDVTGYVLLWSLLALMLRQNGVVVGTDIAELLMKNATEYEYKVPAAKSRNESRRGSSMSGEGRDGREEELRSSSPDQPSLSMSEKLNQEWSSSPGQAAVDERAALDRLRELLIYGNRQEAIEWAMSAGLWGHALQLSWHAARRVRAHVAARFLHALPPHDPLHTLYAALQAAPPPAAAALADERWADWRPHAAVLLANPSARADQDRRTLTQLGDSLASRGLLYSAQVCYVSAGVQLARHPLAPLWGPGAAAPRLALLLADPRAATLDRLAHNKALFATEVYEYALSLNQDDFVITELQPYKLLLSCRLLDCGQYERALAYVEACGRAVARQPAAYPPALLAQLATLADRLKYHDPALGAEAAEEADSGPASPRHHWLSDVAQRAEQAASQQSSPQHEYQQPQPQFGWSEQQYAGAEPPPAEPPEPAPQHQPPPDHTQHYAPYEDWGREEPPQQYEPYWQPDHYHYTEGGAGGGAAGGAGGGAEGGAGGGAEEAPTITMPGASKPRAPYYADYDDPPQDNHQQPAEREETGGARKQEGKPKEEGKGKGSGWLGGILTKLSLRPPNQMILPDDKNPTIVWDAEHKRWRNLDGDADASEPPPPPPTAAQLPPALRSTSPPLSAPPGAPPAAPVSNIFKMQKGRHIKKSYVDVFNPGGAARPLPPAGEVLGPAPPPLAPANYFVPAPLPNSGVYEPSMVESEQEAYERSGI; this comes from the exons ACAGGACTATCCCGCCAATGCTAACCAATTCTATCAACAACCAAATCCTAATCAATTTAATCAGACTTATACCAACCAAGGCTTTAATAGTACTCAGCAACAAAGttaccaacaaaactattatcAAAACCAAGGAGCACAGCAATCAAACTTCCAACAAAACAAAGCCAATGCTGACGGCTGGGAGGACAACTGGGATTGGGGCTGGGAAGAGTCAGCTAAACAAGCTCAAAAGGCATCCCAGAATGCTGTTCAGCAGCCTAGTGCCCCTCAGCAACAGGTCTTCAATAATGCTAATGTAATAGCAGAGAGTTTTGCTTCAACAGATAGTTGGAATTGGTCCATGGACGACAAGAAAGAACCAAAAGAAACTCCCACTGTGCCTcacatgaatgaaaataaagaacCTTCTACACCAGCACAGCCAAAGCCAGCAGCAGAAAATAATGCAGTTCCTGACAACAACATGCCAGTGAGCACCAGTAATGCTTTGGCGCTACCAGCAGAGGAAGTTCGCACTTTAAATGACAGAGAAGTGGTCAAGGAACGACTTCCTAATTTGGCTTTAGGTAAACGCTTCCATTTAGACAATTTAACACCGCAGTGGTCCATTGAATCACAAATGTCTCAGGAATCTAGTGATGGCCCTCATACACAATCTGAAGGAACTTATAGAAGTGAAAATCAGTCCAGGAACTCGAGTAAGAGTAGCCCAGGGTTAAACACAGATAATTCAAACTTTAATTACTCACAAGCTGGGTTAGACGAAGGCTATTCTCAGAACAGTGAATGGTCAAGGCCTTCAGAAGAACCAACCTTAGTTGACAGTACACAGACAAACAGCTTGCAGGAAATTCATGAGGAACTTTCTGCTCCTATGCAGGATATGAGTTTGAATAATCATGAAAACCCTTCAACCGACAAATTACATCCAATGAATGAGGTGGTGCCCAAAACCAGTCAAGAACATGCACCAGTAACACAAGCACCACCTGCAATGTCTCCACCTAACTGTCCAGCACCTGTTCCATCTGTAGTTGCTCCACTAGTATCTACGACTATGCCGCTTCCAACCGTTTCATCAGTGCCTTTGCCGACTACTTCGTCATCTGCCACGCTTTCGGCTCCGCCCTCCTCATCAGCTATTCCACCCCCCAATATCCCTCCAGCAGCTACCAACCAGAATCCTTTCAAAATGAATGCAGGCCCATTCTCGCACAAAACTATAGCTAAAGTTTCGACAAGTGCTACAACAGTTCAGGCATTTCCACCTCCGATGTCTAGTGCGAATTTGACGTCGCCAGCTGTTGTTAGCAAAGTTTCTCAGAGTAATAGAGTGCCTCTGGGGTTTGAGGCAAACTTGGAAACTACTCCAGATAATTCAGAACGACCAGACCAGCTCCAAGTATCGGCCTTCAGACCAATGGCTGTCTCGCAACAAGTACCCGATAATATGGAAGTAGCACCTAGAAACGATAGAAATGAATATCTTCAAACTGCTCATTTGTCAAGCAGTGACTATGGTGAAAATACAGATTTTAGCAGAAGTGCACCACTGCTTGGCTTGCGCCGGATGGTAGTAGGCCAGCAGGAGTCTGAATATAATCAGAACTTGAATATTTCTGGCGACGAACCGCCACCGGGGTTGGCTAGAATGGTGCCTGGACAACAGACTGAAGCTGAGAATGCATACAATCAGTCTGCTGATAATTATCTAGATCGCCATATTGACGGACAACCGACCGATAGTGGCGCTCGGCCCTACCGCCAGGCCGACGGGCAACAAACCCCAGACAATTACACGCAGCCAGCGCCGACACGCGGCGCGGAGAGGCGCCCCGTCGGCCTCGACAGGATGGTGCCGGGCGAGCCCAGCAACGACGAGTACTCGCAGTACCAGGGATCTAACTACGCCGCGAACGAGCATCGCGTGGTCACAGGATTGGACCATGACTTCTCTATGCCAAGTGATTCGGGGCCACCTGATGTCAGAGAGCAGAATGTAGATGGTTCTGATTACACTGAACAGAGTGCGAGAAATCCCTCGAGAAACATTATCGGTGCCAGAGAGTCCAGCAATGACACATCGCCCGACTTCAACGCTCCACCAGATGAGCAGCAGAGAGAAGTCACCATGGAGGGTGAAAATCTGCAAGACCTTAGTATCATTTCATCAACGGAACTCACTTACTCACGTGAACAGGTGTTGGATGGCGCCGACATTACGCTTACGGACATCCCTACGGACCGTAAGACGGACTTATCTGATTCTATCGACCATCCGACCACAAGTTCGAGGCGGCAGTCTCTGAATAGAGTTAATAGCTCAGGTGAGGATTCTGAACGAGATAGAGCGTTCAAATCATCACCGAGGAGGGATAAGCATAAATCGACTAGAGACAGAGACCAAAAGCGCGACAGGGACCGCGATAGGGAGCGAGACAGAGACCGCGAAGACGGTAGGTATTCCCGCGGGGACCGGAAGTACGAGGCTGACAGACGATCTGTCAGGGAAGACCGGCGCGCAGACAAGGAGCGCCGCGACGTCCGCGAGCGCCGCGACGACAGTCCCgacgcccgccgcgcccgccgcgccgcccgccaccACCGCTACGAGACCGAGGACACTGACTACTACAGCGACCGCGACAGAGATCGAAG GCGGCACCGTGAAGGTTCGTACACGTCGTCGAAACCGCCGCGTCCGGACGACAAAGAGCGAAGGTACGGCTCGGAGCGGGACCGCAGCAAGCGGTACCACACGCTGGAGCGCGAGCGGCGCCACGAGGCGgagcgcgcggcgcggcgcccgcgcgaGCGCTACGAGCGCGCCTACCGCGACATCGACGTGGCCCGCTCCCACGCCGGCCAGCGCGCCCGCGACTCGCGCAGAG GCGAGCTGTCGTCGCCGCCGCGGGCCGACTCGCGCGAGGCCACGGACGACGACGGcgacgcgcgccgccgcgcTGAGCGCCGCGCGCGCCGCACCGCCGACCCCTTCTACGACG AGTACGGCGCGTACGCGGACCCGTACCTGGCGCAGCGGCAGCAGTACGCGTACTACGAGCAGCTGCGCCTGCGCGACCCCGCCGCCTACATGCTGGTGTACAAGCAGCTGCTGGCGGgccacgcgccgcccgcgccgccctcgGCGCCCTACGACG CGTTCGGGTCGGAGCTGGGCGCGGGCTACGAGGCGCGGCGCGAGGACCGCGCCAGCGTGCACTCGGGCCGCTCCTCCGCCGCCGGCCTCAAGGGCAACGACAC GTACTGCTTCCGGCCGCGCGAGCTGCGCGACGCGCCCGAGCTGCGTGCAGACCTCTCCGACAG GGAGCTGACCACGGACATGTCGCTCAACCTGCACCTGGAGGAGTCGACGGTGCGCTCGGAGAGGATGACGCCGTTCCGCTACTCCACCGCGCACATCAAG GGCAGCGTGGGCGTGCGCGACGTGGTGGTGGTGCGCGCGGCCTACCCCGTGGACGGCGCGCCCGCCACCGTGCACGTGCTGTCGCTGGCCGCCGCGCTGCGCCACCTGCCCGCCGCCGCCGAGCTGGCCGCCTTCCCCGGCCCGCTGCTCAAAG GTGTGACGCACAAGAAGAGCGTCATCGACTACTGCGAGCTGCGCGTGCGCAGCGCCGAGAAGGAAGgcgcgcgtgacgtcaccggcTACGTGCTGCTGTGGAGCCTGCTGGCGCTCATGCTCAGGCAGAACGGG GTGGTGGTGGGCACCGACATAGCCGAGCTCCTCATGAAGAACGCGACAGAATACGAGTACAAAGTGCCCGCTGCGAAGTCTCGAAATG AGAGTAGACGAGGTTCTTCCATGTCGGGCGAGGGCCGCGATGGACGCGAAGAGGAGCTGCGGAGCTCTTCTCCCGACCAGCCATCTTTATCCATGTCAGAAAAGCTGA ACCAGGAGTGGTCGAGTTCTCCCGGGCAGGCGGCGGTGGACGAGCGCGCCGCACTGGACCGTCTGCGCGAACTGCTCATATACGGCAACAGGCAGGAGGCCATCG AGTGGGCGATGAGCGCGGGGCTGTGGGGGCACGCGCTGCAGCTGTCGTGGCacgcggcgcggcgcgtgcgcgcgcACGTGGCGGCGCGCTTCCTGCACGCGCTGCCGCCGCACGACCCGCTGCACACGCTGTACGCCGCGCTGcaggccgcgccgccgcccgccgccgccgcgctggcCGACGAGCGCTGGGCCGACTGGCGCCCGCACGCCGCCGTGCTGCTGGCCAACCCCTCCGCGCGCGCCGACCAGGACCGCCGCACGCTCACGCAGCTCGGCGACAGCCTGGCCTCGCGCGGCCTGCTGTACAGCGCGCAGGTGTGCTACGTGTCGGCCGGCGTGCAGCTGGCGCGGCACCCGCTGGCGCCGCTGTGGGGGCCgggcgccgccgcgccgcgcctggcgctgctgctggccGACCCCCGCGCCGCCACGCTCGACCGGCTCGCGCACAACAAGGCGCTGTTCGCCACCGAGGTCTACGAGTACGCGCTCTCGCTCAACCAAGACGACTTTGTTATCACTGAACTACAG CCGTACAAGCTGTTACTGTCGTGCCGGCTGCTGGACTGCGGGCAGTACGAGCGGGCGCTGGCGTACGTCGAGGCGTGCGGCCGCGCCGTCGCCCGCCAGCCCGCCGCCTACCCCCCCGCGCTGCTGGCGCAGCTCGCCACGCTCGCCGACAG GCTGAAGTACCACGACCCGGCGCTGGGCGCGGAGGCCGCGGAGGAGGCGGACAGCGGGCCCGCCTCGCCGCGACACCACTGGCTCAGCGACGTGGCGCAGCGAGCC GAGCAGGCGGCGTCGCAGCAGAGCAGTCCGCAGCACGAGTACCAGCAGCCGCAGCCGCAGTTCGGCTGGAGCGAGCAGCAGTACGCGGGGGCCGAGCCGCCGCCCGCCGAGCCGCCCGAGCCCGCGCCGCAGCACCAGCCGCCGCCAGACCACACCCAGCACTACGCCCCCTACGAGGACTGGGGGCGCGAGGAGCCGCCGCAGCAGTACGAGCCCTACTGGCAGCCCGACCACTACCACTACACCGAG GGCGGCGCGGGAGGcggggcggcgggcggcgccggGGGCGGGGCGGAGGGCGGCGCCGGGGGCGGGGCGGAGGAGGCGCCCACCATCACGATGCCGGGCGCCAGCAAGCCGCGCGCGCCCTACTACGCGGACTACGACGACCCGCCGCAGGATAACCAC CAGCAGCCGGCGGAGCGCGAGGAGACGGGCGGCGCCAGGAAGCAGGAGGGCAAGCCGAAGGAGGAGGGCAAGGGCAAGGGCAGCGGCTGGCTGGGCGGCATCCTCACCAAGCTGTCGCTGCGCCCGCCCAACCAGATGATCCTGCCCGACGACAAGAACCCCACC ATCGTGTGGGACGCGGAGCACAAGCGCTGGCGCAACCTGGACGGCGACGCCGACGCCAgcgagccgccgccgccgccgcccaccGCCGCGCAGCTGCCGCCCGCGCTCAG GAGCACGTCGCCGCCGCTGTCGGCGCCGCCCGgggcgccgcccgccgcgcccgtcTCTAACATATTCAAAATGCAGAAAGGACGAC